The DNA segment CGATGCATTGGAAAGGCTTGAGCAAGACCGGCTCAAGCCACCATCGGCCTACGGAGTAACAATTCCTGCGGCCGTCGAACAGGTTTTGTTGGATGCGCTGGCGGTTAGTTCCCTGCGGCGTCCGCAGACTATCGCATCCTTGCAGAATCAATTTTTAAGTTTACAAGCCAAACCGGCGCCGGCCATTAGGGAGCCTCGATCCGAGCCGCTTATATCTCGTCAGCCGCCCGACCGCTTGCAGCCGGTCGAGCAAGGCGCTTCTCTCCCGATTTTTCATTGGCGGCGTTGGTTGCTGATCGGGTTTGTGTTGGTTTGTTTGTGGTTGTTGGCTTATCGGCTGACAGTTAACAAACAAGCCGATAGTTTGCCCGAACCTTTGCCCGCTGATCACGCCGGTTCGAGTTTTGAAAAAACGGATGAGATGGACGAGGCCGGCGATAACGCCCATCAGCGAGAGTTGGAACGGCAGGCCGCCGAAGAATTGAAGCGACAGCAGGCCGCCGCGCTGCAACGTTTTGAAGAACGGCAACGGCAGCAAGCCGGTCCGCTCCCGGCGAATCCCAAACAACCCGATCCCAGACAGATGGAGCATTTGCGTAGCCTATGCGCCGAATGGGGCGCTACAATGGATTGTGAAAACGTCCGATGACGGCGGTATTCACCGCGTAATAATTGTCTGGCGTGTCCGATAGCTTTTAAACGATGTGCAGGGACCCATTAGCCATGTTTAGGACGGGTTTTGCATGCGTTCTGGCGATCAACTACTATTTCGCCACGCGCTCAATAATCAACAGGGGATAACCATGAAACTGATACGCTGTGAACGCGGCCACTATTACGACTCTCGGCAACATAGTAGCTGTCCCACCTGCGGCGTGCCCGGGCTGGATGTACAAAATACTCAAGCCAAACCGGCAGCTCCCGAGGCGGAGTCCATGGTGACGCAAGTGCGAGGACAGGGCGGCGTGCAGGCCGATGTCGGAGTGACGGTGGCGATGGTGCGCAAGAAAATCGGCATTGATCCGGTGGTCGGCTGGCTGGTGTGCATCGATGGCCCGGAAAAAGGCCGGGATTATAGGGTGCGTAGTGAACGCAACGGCATTGGCCGAGGTTCGGACATGGCGATTTGCATCAATGGTGATGAAGCCATATCACGCGAGAATCATGCCTATATTAGTTTCAATCCGCGTAAGGCCAGTTTTCGGATCGCTCCCGGCGACGGCCGAGGCATGATTTATCTGAATGGCGAGGAGGTCGATGTGCCGATGCCGTTACAGGCTTATGACCGTATCGAATTGGGCCAGACCCATCTGTTGTTCGTGCCCCTGTGCGGCGAAAAATTCAATTGGGAAACCCAGGGGGCTTGAGCCATGCGTCATGTTTGCCTATTGTTGCTTTTACTATGGACAGGATGGAGTCGCGCGGGGGAAACCGGCGATTTACGGCTGATCCAGGCCCAAGCCGATTTACCCGTCATCGCGTTGTGGTTGAATTTGCCGGCCGCCGCCCTGCTTGAGCCGGAGCAATTCAGTATCAGTGTTGGCGCCAATCCGGCCAAAGTGACAGCCATCGATACCTTTCGGCAAACCGGTGAAGGCGTGGCTTATATTTTTTTGGTGGATATATCCAAATCCATCAAAAGCCGGCAGTTCGAACAAATCAAAAGCGCGTTGCGCGGTTGGCTGGACGGCATGGGGGAGCAGGATAGAGGCGCGTTGATCAGTTTCGGCCGCGAGGTTAAACAACAACTGGATTTTACCGGCGACCGAGATGCGCTAAATAATGCCATAGACTCGTTGGCGGCCACCGACATGGAAACCGGTTTGTATCGAGGCTTACTGGAAGGAATCAGTCTGGGGCGCCGGCAGAATCAAGACTTACCGGCGCGTCGGGCTATCGTGGTGTTAAGCGACGGCATAGATGACAGCTTGAAAGGCGTGGCGGTGGACGAAGTTTTCAAACAAAGCCAGGAATACCGGGTGCCGATCTACAGCATCGGTTTTACTTCGCAGCCGTTCAGCGAGAGCAAGCGCGAGGGCTTGAGAGTATTGAGCCGATTGTCGCGCCAGTCGGGCGGGTATTTCGTCCAGGCCGAGTCGGCCCAACTCAATGATGCCTATCAACAACTGCAACAATCGATCACCCAAGCCTATCGTCTAAGGCTGGATTGCCCTGACTGTCGCGCTGATGGGCAGTTACATCGGATCAACGTAACCTGGAGCGATGGCCAACAGACGCTGAGTGATGGTTTTGACCTGCGTTTGTTGCCCAAATCAACCGTCGGCAAACCGCTGACGGCTGATGGCAAGATAACCGGCATGCCAGAGCAACTTCTGATTTTGGCCGTCGCGGCAATTGCCCTTATGGTCGGCATGCTGTTGATTTATCGGCAACGTCTGGCTCGGGCCAGGGCCGCCATCTTGGAGCCGATAATCGAACCCGGGGTGGTGGAAAAAAACGCGCAGCCCTCGAAGCAATTGACTGCCGGGTATGAGGTGCGGCTGACGGTCGTGGCCGGTATGCGCAAAGGCAAGACCTATGGTTTACGGATTGCCGAACGCGCCACGCTTGGCCGTGCCGCAAGCTGCGAATTAGTGCTGGACGACGATGTGGAAATCTCCGGTCAGCATGCCATGCTGCGGATCGCGGACGGCAAATTGAGCGTGCGCGATTTGAATTCCACCAACGGCACTCTGGTCAACGGCGTGCCGATTCATAACGACTATCCGTTACGCCGGGGTGACTTACTGTTGCTGGGGCGCACGGAACTGCGGATCGAATTGGCCGGGCCAGCTTGATGCGGGTGTTGCCGGGCAATGCCAGTTATATAGGCGATAGGCAACAACAACAGGATGCGTTCGCCCTGTCAGACTTTGCCGATGCCGATTTCATCGCCCATGGCGGTTATCTGGCGCTGGTGGCCGATGGTATCGGAGGGCTTCAATATGGGGCGGAGGCCGCGGGTATTGCCGCTAGCGGCTTTTTAACCGAATATTTGGCTAAATCATCCGAACAAACCGTCGATCAGGCGCTGGATCGGGCATTGGATGCCGCCAACCGGGCGGTTTTCGATGCCGCGCTACAGCG comes from the Methylomonas sp. LL1 genome and includes:
- a CDS encoding FHA domain-containing protein, whose amino-acid sequence is MKLIRCERGHYYDSRQHSSCPTCGVPGLDVQNTQAKPAAPEAESMVTQVRGQGGVQADVGVTVAMVRKKIGIDPVVGWLVCIDGPEKGRDYRVRSERNGIGRGSDMAICINGDEAISRENHAYISFNPRKASFRIAPGDGRGMIYLNGEEVDVPMPLQAYDRIELGQTHLLFVPLCGEKFNWETQGA
- a CDS encoding FHA domain-containing protein, producing MRHVCLLLLLLWTGWSRAGETGDLRLIQAQADLPVIALWLNLPAAALLEPEQFSISVGANPAKVTAIDTFRQTGEGVAYIFLVDISKSIKSRQFEQIKSALRGWLDGMGEQDRGALISFGREVKQQLDFTGDRDALNNAIDSLAATDMETGLYRGLLEGISLGRRQNQDLPARRAIVVLSDGIDDSLKGVAVDEVFKQSQEYRVPIYSIGFTSQPFSESKREGLRVLSRLSRQSGGYFVQAESAQLNDAYQQLQQSITQAYRLRLDCPDCRADGQLHRINVTWSDGQQTLSDGFDLRLLPKSTVGKPLTADGKITGMPEQLLILAVAAIALMVGMLLIYRQRLARARAAILEPIIEPGVVEKNAQPSKQLTAGYEVRLTVVAGMRKGKTYGLRIAERATLGRAASCELVLDDDVEISGQHAMLRIADGKLSVRDLNSTNGTLVNGVPIHNDYPLRRGDLLLLGRTELRIELAGPA